The following DNA comes from Pseudanabaena yagii GIHE-NHR1.
GCAAATTCTCATTGATGGTGTGGACATTCGCGACATCAGCCAAGAATCTCTCCATGCCCAGATCAGCCTCATTCCTCAAGATCCATCCCTGTTTCATCGCACCCTCCTCGAAAATATTCGCTATGGGCGCTTAGAGGCAAGCGATCAGGAAGTAGTGGAAGCTGCAAGAAAAGCTAATGCCCATGAATTTATCCAACAAATTCGCGAAGGCTATGACTCAATGGTGGGAGAGCGTGGTGTAAAGCTATCAGGTGGTCAGCGTCAAAGAATTGCGATCGCCAGAGTTATTCTCAAAGATGCACCAATTCTGATTCTTGATGAAGCGACTTCGAGCCTTGATTCGATTACCGAACGCGCCATTCAAGATACTCTCGACAAAGAAATGAATGGTAAAACCGTAATTGTCGTAGCGCACCGTCTTTCCACAATCTCCCATTTAGATCGCATTCTTGTCTTTCATCATGGAGAGATCGTTGAAGATGGCTCTCATACTGACCTGCTAGCGATAAAAGGTGCATACCATCGCCTATGGCAAATGCAAGCAGGCGGATTCTTGCCTGAAAATCTTGATGAAAAAGATTTTGCATCAAAAATAAGAACAATGTAATTTATTGATGGTTTTTATAGCTAAGATTAAAGTATTAGAGAAGATCAAAAGCAGTAATTATACCTATAATCTTAGTTTTATCGTTAGTATCAGTAACTATTAGTGGTTTTTCTTTCATTAATTCAAGCACCTCCCCAATGCTATTATCGGGTTTACAAGAAATAGCATCGTCAAAGTTAAGCTTGTTTGGTAAATCGTTAATTGCTTGTTTTACTGTATTTGCTAATTTTTCCTTTCGCCAATTCTTACTATTTTGATTTATATATTTTGCGATATCTCTATCACACAAAAAGCTCCATTCATCATTTTCATTTAGAAATGGAATATAGGAGAAAGAATTAGAAAGCATTTGTTGCCTTACAAAGCTTAACGGCTGCCAAAGCGATGCTTGTATAACATTACGAACCATGTAATCAGATAGTCTATCTTTACCAGTCATAAGTGCATCCTCAATAATTAAAGCAACTTGCACGGCGTGATCAGTTAGATGTCTAGCATAAGCACCATGATGCATTGCATCATTTCTTCCATCTTTTACTGAATCATATAAATCTTTAAATTGTGTGTGATAACTTGGATGTTTATTCGGAATATAGTCTGCAAGTGAAGAATTATTTGCAATATCAGAAATGGAAGTAAAATATTTCCCCAAATTTCCATCTTTAAGTTTTGATAAGAAATATCCGAACCGTTCTAAGCTAAACAATATCTCATCAAATGACTCAGAATCTTTTTGAGCAATTGCACGAGCATTTCTAAATAAGTCTCGAAAATAAAAAGTTGTTTCTAGAGCTAGATGAACTTGTTCTGTCATAAATTTATTTGGTAGTTTTATACAGATCCAAGAGAATTAGATTTAGAACAAGAATTTTCAGTTGGGAATTGGGTTTTGACTGTTACAGTGTAACCTTTATCACTAATCACTAAGTTTAAAAATCGCTGTACAATCTGCTGCACTCGGTCACTAGCTGTTTTTATTAACCAATCCTTGCAAGCTGCTTCTTGTAGTTTATTAATTGCATCACGCTGGGCAGACTCCTGCAAACGCACCACATCAGGACCAAGATTTAGAAAACCTTTGTTGTAGTCATAAACTCTTGATTGGTTAACATCTAGTTTTGTATCTAGAACTCTCAGAGGGGGTAAAGTTACAGTGATTTTTTTCTCTTCTACTTGTACGTCATCATCACGAAATTCACTCAAGTCTATGCCAACTCTTACTCCGCCATGAGCAATGTAAAGCAACTTACTTTCTAGTAGTCCCTCTTTTTTACTTGCATCAATTACAGTTTCTGTCTCAAAAATGGCTGTGGCTAGTTCGCTTACATCTCTAACTTGATGGACGATTAACGATCTAGGATCAATTGTTGTATTACCTGCAAAACTAAAAAATAGCTGCGAAGATAACCACAAAACTAAGATCGAGAGAATTGCAACACAACCAACCAAAATATTACTGGGTATGTTCAATCTTGAAATTGAGACACTTTCTGTATTTAGCCACTTATCTAAGTATTCTTTAGGATGCTTGAGCATATATATTGAAAATAAGAACATATTTTCAATATATATGAATTTGTTAATAATCTAACTGTTAACCATATTTGTATACTAGTTAACTTGCATTTTAGATTAACCCATGTGAGGATTGTTTTTATAAACTACGGTATTTACGTGTATATTTAGTACATTCTTCAAGATCTTCAACACACAAAGGATCTACAAGATTTCCATAATTTTCCATAACTCGCTAGACAAGTCCATGAAAGAACTGCCTCCAATGTTTAAGGTCTTCACTCGCCCCGATCAAGTCCAAAAAATTAAAAGGCGATCGCTCCTATTTTCTGCCGCCTATGGTTTCGTTTTATCCACCACTTTACTTGGTTGCGGTTCTAATCCTACAGTATCAACTTCAACCGAATCTAAAGATTTTAAAACAGCATCAAAATCATCTGATTCAAAAACTGAAGCCAGCAAACCTGCTGCTAGTGGAGAGAAGAAAGTTATTCGGATTGTACGCTCCAAACAACTCACAGCGTTAGCAGTATTAGAGAAACAAGGTACATTAGAGAAAGCCTTTCAACCCCTAGGTTATGAAGTAAAATGGGCGGAATTTGCCGCAGGTCCACAACAACTTGAAGCCTTGAATGCTAACGGTTTAGACATCGCATCCACTGCC
Coding sequences within:
- a CDS encoding CBS domain-containing protein translates to MTEQVHLALETTFYFRDLFRNARAIAQKDSESFDEILFSLERFGYFLSKLKDGNLGKYFTSISDIANNSSLADYIPNKHPSYHTQFKDLYDSVKDGRNDAMHHGAYARHLTDHAVQVALIIEDALMTGKDRLSDYMVRNVIQASLWQPLSFVRQQMLSNSFSYIPFLNENDEWSFLCDRDIAKYINQNSKNWRKEKLANTVKQAINDLPNKLNFDDAISCKPDNSIGEVLELMKEKPLIVTDTNDKTKIIGIITAFDLL
- a CDS encoding DUF4230 domain-containing protein, which produces MFLFSIYMLKHPKEYLDKWLNTESVSISRLNIPSNILVGCVAILSILVLWLSSQLFFSFAGNTTIDPRSLIVHQVRDVSELATAIFETETVIDASKKEGLLESKLLYIAHGGVRVGIDLSEFRDDDVQVEEKKITVTLPPLRVLDTKLDVNQSRVYDYNKGFLNLGPDVVRLQESAQRDAINKLQEAACKDWLIKTASDRVQQIVQRFLNLVISDKGYTVTVKTQFPTENSCSKSNSLGSV